The proteins below are encoded in one region of Sporosarcina sp. FSL K6-1508:
- a CDS encoding acyl-CoA dehydrogenase family protein, whose translation MDFGFTEEQKMLRKTARQFVDAEIMPHIQKWDTQGGFDQSIWKKLADMGFMGVCIPEQYGGSGMDYNSLAILCEELERGDTAFRTAVSVHIGLNSMSLLQWGNEEQKKKYLVPQALGQKIGAFGLTEPGAGSDVAAMATTAVRDGDDYILNGQKTWISLCDTADNFLVFAYTDKTKKHHGISAFIVERATPGFSSKAIKGKYGIRAGNTGELFFEDMRIPAANLLGEEGDGFKIAMASLDNGRFTVAAGAVGLIMGCLEESVKYCHERETFGKEIGRHQLVQQMIANMEAGYQMSRLLVYRAGEMKNKGWRNTRETSLAKWQACDFANKAADDAFQIHGAYGYSDEYPVARFLRNSKAPVIYEGTREIHTIMQAEYVLGYREDKKLSNTLPEWPFE comes from the coding sequence GTGGATTTCGGGTTTACGGAAGAACAGAAAATGTTGCGAAAAACTGCTCGGCAATTCGTCGATGCAGAGATCATGCCACATATTCAGAAATGGGATACACAAGGCGGATTTGATCAATCAATTTGGAAGAAGCTTGCGGATATGGGCTTCATGGGCGTTTGCATACCGGAACAATATGGCGGCAGCGGAATGGATTACAATTCGCTTGCGATATTGTGCGAAGAATTGGAGCGCGGAGATACGGCGTTTCGGACGGCAGTATCGGTTCACATTGGTCTGAATTCAATGAGTCTTCTGCAGTGGGGCAATGAAGAACAGAAAAAGAAATACCTTGTTCCCCAAGCGCTAGGTCAGAAAATTGGTGCATTCGGGTTGACAGAGCCGGGTGCAGGATCTGACGTTGCAGCAATGGCGACGACTGCTGTACGCGACGGGGATGACTATATATTGAACGGTCAAAAAACATGGATATCCCTTTGTGATACCGCCGACAATTTCCTAGTATTCGCTTATACGGATAAAACGAAGAAGCATCACGGCATTAGTGCATTCATCGTTGAACGGGCGACACCGGGGTTTTCATCGAAAGCAATCAAAGGGAAATACGGAATTCGGGCAGGTAATACAGGCGAACTGTTTTTCGAAGATATGCGCATCCCTGCTGCGAACTTATTGGGGGAAGAAGGCGATGGATTCAAAATTGCCATGGCATCGCTTGATAATGGCCGATTCACTGTAGCTGCGGGAGCGGTTGGTTTAATTATGGGCTGTCTCGAAGAAAGTGTGAAGTATTGCCATGAACGGGAAACATTCGGCAAGGAAATTGGCAGACACCAACTCGTTCAGCAGATGATAGCTAATATGGAAGCGGGCTATCAGATGAGCCGTCTACTTGTCTACCGTGCCGGTGAAATGAAAAATAAAGGCTGGCGCAATACGCGTGAGACGTCGCTAGCGAAATGGCAGGCGTGTGATTTTGCCAATAAAGCAGCGGATGACGCATTCCAGATTCACGGTGCCTACGGTTATTCGGATGAATACCCCGTCGCCAGATTCCTGCGAAATTCCAAAGCGCCCGTCATCTACGAGGGCACACGCGAGATCCATACGATTATGCAGGCAGAATATGTGCTTGGATATCGGGAAGATAAGAAGTTGAGTAATACGCTGCCGGAATGGCCGTTTGAATGA
- a CDS encoding saccharopine dehydrogenase family protein: MKVVILGAGLMGKEAARDLVKCDDVEKVYLADLNVRQAEDFAEELMSDKLDILLLDAKNEEQLSDVMALGDVVINALFYTFNEKVARIAVDIGVHSIDLGGHIGGATDAVLGLADKAMAKGVTIIPDLGVAPGMINILTGYGAGKLDKVASIKLFVGGIPIKPEPPLNYNVVFSLEGVFDHYTDPSHVIRNGELLEIPSLSEIETIHFDNYGELEAFHTSGGTSTLTKSFPNVETLEYKTIRYKGHAEKFQLLVDLGLLSRDNEVTVEGHKVKVRDVMREHLSPQLRLDKKSDAVLLRVIVSGVKSGMPLTYEYDLITEKDTAVNETAMARATANTISIVAQMIGNGTITKRGVHPPENIVPGELYIEEMKKRGVIIEESIESNEAHV, translated from the coding sequence ATGAAGGTTGTCATACTTGGGGCAGGTTTAATGGGGAAAGAGGCGGCACGTGATCTTGTGAAATGCGATGACGTGGAAAAAGTATATTTGGCAGACTTGAATGTCAGACAGGCTGAAGACTTTGCAGAAGAACTGATGTCTGACAAACTAGATATCCTGTTGCTGGATGCAAAAAATGAGGAACAATTAAGCGATGTGATGGCACTTGGGGATGTTGTTATCAATGCATTGTTCTACACGTTCAATGAAAAAGTAGCACGGATTGCAGTAGATATTGGTGTTCATTCCATCGATCTTGGAGGGCATATTGGCGGGGCAACGGATGCAGTGCTCGGTCTCGCAGACAAAGCGATGGCAAAAGGGGTGACAATTATTCCAGATCTAGGGGTAGCACCTGGAATGATTAATATCCTTACGGGTTACGGGGCGGGCAAACTCGACAAAGTAGCATCAATCAAGTTATTTGTTGGAGGAATCCCGATTAAGCCGGAGCCACCGCTTAATTATAATGTCGTTTTCTCTTTGGAAGGTGTATTTGATCATTACACAGATCCTTCCCATGTCATTCGGAATGGAGAATTGTTGGAAATCCCTTCATTGTCTGAAATCGAAACCATCCATTTTGACAACTACGGTGAGCTTGAAGCCTTCCATACATCAGGCGGTACGTCGACATTGACGAAATCATTCCCGAACGTGGAAACACTTGAATACAAGACAATTCGTTACAAAGGGCATGCGGAGAAGTTCCAGCTGCTTGTAGATCTGGGATTGCTGTCGCGAGACAATGAAGTGACTGTCGAGGGGCATAAAGTGAAAGTCCGCGATGTTATGAGAGAACACTTATCGCCGCAACTTCGACTTGATAAAAAATCGGATGCGGTATTACTCCGCGTTATCGTAAGTGGTGTAAAAAGTGGCATGCCGTTAACATACGAATACGATCTGATTACGGAAAAAGATACGGCAGTGAACGAGACGGCAATGGCACGAGCGACAGCGAATACGATTTCCATCGTTGCACAAATGATCGGCAACGGTACCATAACAAAGCGCGGTGTTCATCCGCCAGAAAATATAGTGCCCGGTGAGTTATATATAGAAGAAATGAAAAAACGCGGTGTCATTATCGAAGAAAGTATCGAGTCAAACGAAGCACATGTCTAA
- a CDS encoding aldehyde dehydrogenase family protein has product MQLNNYIGGSWQEAGGADYTAVLNPANGTELAQVRLSTKEDVGLAVKSAKGAQKEWALVPAPKRADYLYEIGRLMKEKKEHLSQVLTKEMGKVIEEARGEVQEGIDMAFYMAGEGRRMVGETVPSELQDKFAMSVRAPIGVVGLITPWNFPVAIATWKSFPAIVAGNTFIWKPATETPMMAYEMGQIFEEAGLPAGVANIVFGTGSEVGTAMIEHPDVRVISFTGSTETGRHVAETGGRHLKKVSLEMGGKNAVIVMDDADIELAVEGILWSAFGTAGQRCTACSRVIVHTDVKEELEQKLVEAMKVLTIGDGLDESVKVGPVINKKALDKIHSYVGIGKDEGAKLLTGGNVLLDGKLADGHYYEPTLFTDVKWDSRLAQEEIFGPVVSLIEVSSLDEAIEVNNSVEFGLSSSIFSRDVNKVFRAQRDLDTGIVYVNAGTTGAEIHLPFGGTKGTGNGHRDSGVAALDVFTEWKSIYVDFSGKLQRAQIDTE; this is encoded by the coding sequence ATGCAACTGAACAATTATATTGGAGGTTCGTGGCAGGAAGCTGGAGGGGCAGATTACACAGCAGTCTTGAATCCGGCAAATGGCACGGAGCTGGCGCAAGTAAGATTATCGACCAAGGAAGATGTGGGTCTTGCAGTGAAGTCGGCGAAAGGGGCTCAGAAAGAATGGGCACTCGTCCCCGCACCGAAACGTGCAGACTATTTATATGAAATCGGACGGCTCATGAAAGAAAAGAAAGAGCATCTGTCACAAGTGTTAACGAAGGAAATGGGTAAGGTAATCGAAGAGGCACGCGGTGAAGTGCAAGAAGGAATTGATATGGCGTTCTACATGGCTGGAGAGGGACGTCGTATGGTTGGGGAAACGGTGCCTTCAGAGCTTCAAGACAAGTTTGCAATGAGTGTCCGTGCACCCATTGGTGTTGTCGGACTTATCACACCTTGGAATTTCCCGGTGGCGATTGCAACATGGAAATCGTTTCCTGCCATCGTCGCAGGCAATACATTCATTTGGAAACCGGCGACGGAAACACCTATGATGGCGTATGAAATGGGGCAAATATTTGAAGAGGCAGGCCTTCCTGCCGGCGTCGCAAATATCGTTTTCGGGACCGGATCAGAAGTCGGGACAGCAATGATTGAACATCCGGATGTCCGTGTCATTTCATTCACGGGGTCGACGGAAACAGGTCGTCACGTGGCGGAGACGGGCGGACGTCATTTGAAGAAAGTATCGCTTGAAATGGGCGGGAAAAATGCGGTCATCGTTATGGATGATGCGGATATCGAACTGGCAGTGGAAGGGATTCTTTGGAGTGCTTTCGGGACAGCAGGCCAGCGGTGTACGGCATGCAGTCGCGTCATTGTGCATACAGATGTAAAAGAAGAACTTGAGCAAAAACTCGTAGAGGCCATGAAAGTGTTAACGATTGGTGATGGACTGGATGAATCAGTGAAAGTCGGACCGGTCATCAATAAAAAAGCACTTGATAAAATTCATAGTTATGTCGGAATCGGCAAGGATGAAGGGGCGAAACTCCTTACGGGCGGAAATGTATTGTTAGACGGAAAACTTGCAGATGGCCATTATTACGAACCGACCTTATTCACGGATGTGAAATGGGACAGTCGACTTGCGCAAGAAGAAATTTTCGGTCCTGTCGTTTCGCTCATTGAAGTATCGAGTCTAGATGAAGCCATTGAGGTAAATAACAGTGTGGAATTCGGGCTATCAAGCTCAATCTTCTCACGCGATGTCAATAAAGTGTTCCGTGCACAACGTGATCTTGATACAGGTATCGTCTATGTTAATGCAGGGACAACTGGGGCGGAAATCCATCTGCCGTTCGGCGGAACAAAAGGGACGGGCAACGGCCATCGTGATTCTGGCGTTGCGGCACTAGACGTTTTCACCGAATGGAAAAGTATTTATGTGGACTTCAGCGGAAAATTACAACGGGCGCAGATAGACACGGAATAA
- a CDS encoding YecA family protein: MVGRNDPCPCGSGKKHKKCCEGKNELSLETLIDEELERIVLGAYEQKTSPTDMSEFENYRRHWKSKLGKLMSPTDIEEAVSEYFLFIARRDLWKRHLLRMMNGSLRGTVRSVLEIWKDPIVLFGKVKEEHEEYVVVQEILGDGAYKLEKKQEMLLEENSFIFGVVLPDNRSQENDIYVISSLMFINDWNGSFEKQIVELAESSGFAKSLDFYKEHMADIYEILLARDARTVEELIEHDFTPVQQEVIAILDNVLELRNTVQEAHELLRNIVVTYFLKERPNFRKPGVIAAAVFFVAVDLGIMEDEELTNAEIAKLFDVSSSSMMKHADNIREFVIEMYEQSRKQVEK; the protein is encoded by the coding sequence ATGGTTGGACGAAATGACCCGTGCCCATGTGGAAGCGGAAAAAAACATAAAAAGTGTTGTGAAGGGAAAAATGAATTATCCCTTGAGACGCTTATTGATGAGGAACTTGAACGTATTGTCCTTGGTGCTTACGAGCAAAAGACAAGCCCGACAGATATGTCTGAATTTGAAAACTACAGAAGGCATTGGAAAAGTAAACTGGGTAAACTGATGAGCCCTACTGATATCGAAGAAGCTGTTAGTGAGTATTTCTTATTCATCGCCCGGCGTGACTTATGGAAGCGTCATCTCCTCAGAATGATGAACGGCTCGCTGAGAGGTACAGTTCGATCCGTTTTAGAGATATGGAAAGATCCTATTGTCTTGTTCGGCAAGGTGAAAGAGGAGCATGAAGAATATGTTGTTGTCCAAGAAATTCTTGGCGATGGTGCATACAAGTTAGAAAAGAAACAGGAGATGCTTTTAGAAGAGAATTCTTTCATATTCGGTGTCGTTTTACCTGACAATCGATCTCAGGAAAATGATATCTATGTTATTTCGTCATTGATGTTCATTAATGATTGGAATGGTTCTTTCGAAAAGCAGATAGTTGAACTCGCGGAGTCGAGTGGTTTTGCTAAAAGCCTGGACTTTTATAAAGAGCATATGGCGGATATATACGAAATTTTGCTTGCGAGAGATGCCCGCACAGTGGAGGAACTCATAGAGCATGACTTTACACCGGTTCAGCAAGAAGTAATCGCAATTCTTGATAATGTGCTCGAACTTAGAAATACTGTGCAGGAAGCGCATGAACTATTGAGAAATATTGTAGTAACCTATTTTTTGAAAGAGCGTCCTAATTTCCGTAAACCTGGTGTTATTGCTGCCGCAGTATTTTTCGTCGCAGTCGATTTGGGCATTATGGAAGACGAAGAGTTAACGAATGCTGAAATCGCGAAGCTATTCGATGTCTCTTCTAGTTCAATGATGAAACACGCAGATAATATACGTGAATTCGTAATTGAAATGTATGAACAAAGTCGTAAACAAGTAGAGAAATAA
- a CDS encoding DHA2 family efflux MFS transporter permease subunit codes for MDIKEMHQKPPYGMIAILFIGAFVALLNNTLLNVALPTIMIEFDVKPSVVQWLTTGYMLINGILIPASAFFIQKFTNRKLFLTAMVLFTLGTLLAMLAPSFGVLVAARMIQACGSAMMMPLLMNVMLTAFPIERRGTAMGIFGLVMITAPAIGPTLSGWVIEHYTWRTLFGIVLPFSILTLVYAFFKLRNITPNRDMKLDVFSLILSSIGFGGLLYGFSSAGDKGWDSPLVYGTIIIGAIALIAFIVRQLRMDDPMLDFKIYKHPMFALSSAISIVLSVAMFSGMILTPLYVQTIRGISPFHSGLLMLPGAIVMGLMSPVTGRLFDKYGPKVLAILGLTITVVSTYYLSRLGMESGYYYIMMIYTIRMLGISMVMMPVMTNGLNQLPMISNPHGTAMNNTLQQVSGAIGSAILLTIMTKRMESAGAKLFAEAQASGNAPTTAEGLAKLQEQLGAQAMLDGISFSFFISTIVAIIALILALFMKRVALPTNEKSFTKPEKVEQ; via the coding sequence ATGGATATTAAAGAAATGCATCAAAAACCGCCTTATGGCATGATAGCGATTTTGTTTATAGGCGCTTTTGTCGCTCTATTAAATAATACATTGTTGAACGTTGCATTGCCGACAATTATGATCGAATTTGATGTAAAACCGTCTGTGGTCCAATGGCTGACGACGGGATATATGCTTATCAACGGTATCTTAATACCGGCAAGTGCGTTCTTCATTCAGAAATTTACAAATAGAAAGTTATTCCTAACAGCTATGGTGCTGTTCACGCTAGGGACGCTTCTAGCAATGCTTGCACCATCATTTGGCGTACTTGTTGCTGCTCGGATGATTCAAGCATGTGGATCTGCCATGATGATGCCGCTCCTTATGAACGTTATGCTGACAGCATTTCCGATTGAGCGCCGGGGAACGGCGATGGGGATTTTCGGTCTCGTAATGATTACAGCACCAGCGATTGGTCCAACTTTATCTGGTTGGGTAATTGAACATTACACTTGGCGTACACTTTTCGGCATCGTATTGCCGTTCTCAATTCTGACACTTGTTTATGCGTTCTTTAAATTGCGTAACATTACACCGAACCGTGACATGAAATTAGATGTGTTTTCACTTATTTTATCGAGTATCGGTTTTGGTGGGCTTCTTTACGGCTTTAGTTCAGCAGGTGATAAAGGATGGGATTCACCGCTTGTTTATGGAACAATCATTATTGGTGCAATCGCACTTATCGCGTTCATCGTGCGTCAACTGCGTATGGATGACCCGATGTTGGATTTCAAGATCTACAAACATCCGATGTTCGCTTTATCGTCGGCGATCTCGATTGTCCTATCGGTTGCGATGTTCTCCGGTATGATTCTTACACCGCTATATGTCCAGACTATACGGGGCATTTCACCGTTCCACTCAGGATTGCTGATGCTTCCGGGTGCGATTGTAATGGGGCTTATGTCGCCAGTAACTGGACGGTTATTCGATAAGTATGGTCCAAAGGTTTTGGCGATACTGGGTCTCACCATTACAGTTGTTTCAACATACTATTTGAGTAGACTTGGTATGGAATCTGGTTATTATTACATCATGATGATTTATACGATTCGCATGTTAGGGATTTCAATGGTAATGATGCCGGTAATGACGAACGGATTGAATCAATTACCGATGATTTCTAATCCGCACGGAACGGCCATGAATAACACGTTGCAGCAGGTATCCGGCGCAATTGGCTCCGCTATTTTGTTAACAATTATGACGAAGCGGATGGAATCAGCGGGTGCTAAGCTATTTGCAGAAGCCCAAGCTTCCGGTAATGCTCCGACGACTGCCGAGGGACTGGCGAAATTGCAAGAGCAACTTGGAGCGCAAGCGATGCTGGATGGCATCAGCTTTTCGTTTTTCATATCGACAATCGTTGCGATTATTGCTTTGATTTTGGCGCTCTTCATGAAACGTGTAGCACTACCAACTAACGAAAAGTCATTTACTAAGCCTGAGAAAGTTGAACAATAA
- a CDS encoding TetR/AcrR family transcriptional regulator has translation MNERKRQVLLTAQRLFIDKGFSTTSVQDILEESCISKGTFYNYFSSKNECLMAILEHAHDEAAVRRRELLIGKDLSDKSVLVEQILIRMHVNREQNLLPIFEAVFHSGDSDLRSFIKTTILKEFSWLTERMVDVYGEEAAPYAPDCSVMLFGMMQQMLHVWSAVSTEEIDTSKLVNFLMRRIDSIILGMISTNDTFFKEDIFLKLNSLAENQIETKEQLLERLTGFLELLGDDAPPAGKQYVQFLVDELRSECPRVFVLESVTRSFRESFVGFSHEPEAHELAYKFWSYTDSLK, from the coding sequence ATGAATGAGCGTAAACGTCAGGTTTTATTGACAGCACAGCGGCTTTTTATAGATAAAGGATTTTCGACTACGTCTGTCCAAGACATTTTGGAAGAGTCCTGTATTTCAAAAGGAACATTCTACAATTATTTTTCATCGAAGAATGAATGCCTCATGGCGATACTAGAACACGCGCATGACGAGGCGGCCGTAAGAAGGCGTGAACTGCTTATCGGTAAGGACCTATCGGATAAAAGCGTTTTGGTTGAACAGATTTTAATTCGCATGCACGTGAATCGCGAACAGAATTTGCTGCCGATTTTTGAGGCGGTCTTCCATTCAGGAGATAGTGATCTGAGATCTTTTATCAAGACTACAATTTTAAAAGAATTCTCTTGGTTAACTGAAAGAATGGTGGATGTATACGGCGAGGAAGCGGCGCCTTACGCACCCGACTGCTCAGTTATGCTGTTTGGGATGATGCAACAAATGCTACATGTATGGTCAGCCGTTTCAACAGAGGAGATTGATACGTCAAAACTTGTGAATTTCTTAATGCGAAGAATCGATTCCATCATTCTGGGCATGATCAGCACAAATGATACGTTTTTCAAGGAGGATATATTTCTCAAATTGAACAGTCTTGCAGAAAATCAAATAGAAACAAAGGAACAATTACTTGAACGGCTTACTGGTTTTCTGGAGTTACTCGGAGATGATGCACCGCCTGCCGGTAAACAATATGTTCAATTTTTAGTGGATGAACTTCGCTCCGAATGTCCACGGGTATTCGTGCTGGAATCCGTCACCCGTTCGTTCCGGGAATCTTTCGTAGGTTTTTCCCACGAACCAGAAGCTCATGAGCTCGCTTACAAATTTTGGAGCTATACGGATTCACTAAAATAA
- a CDS encoding TIGR00266 family protein: MNNHEIDYKIHGDDMQFVEVELDPRETVVAEAGALMMMEDEIDMETIFGDGSGSSSGGIMGKLMGAGKRMLTGESLFMTTFTNNGSGKKHVSFASPYPGKIIPMDLSEHNGKIICQKDAFLAAAKGVSVGIEFQRKLGTGFFGGEGFIMQKLEGDGMTFIHAGGTIIEKKLQPGEVLRVDTGCLVAMTHDVGYNIEMVKGVKTALFGGEGLFFATLRGPGTVWVQSLPFSRLASRVFAAAPQTPGGGSRDEGSIAGGLFNMLGGK, translated from the coding sequence ATGAATAACCACGAGATTGATTACAAAATACATGGCGATGATATGCAGTTTGTAGAAGTGGAGCTCGATCCGCGAGAAACGGTTGTAGCTGAAGCGGGCGCTCTGATGATGATGGAAGATGAAATCGATATGGAAACGATTTTTGGTGATGGATCCGGCTCTTCAAGCGGGGGAATCATGGGTAAACTGATGGGGGCAGGTAAACGTATGTTGACTGGAGAGAGTCTCTTCATGACAACGTTCACGAATAATGGATCAGGCAAAAAGCACGTCTCTTTCGCTTCTCCTTACCCCGGGAAAATCATTCCGATGGATTTAAGTGAACATAACGGCAAAATCATCTGTCAAAAAGATGCGTTTCTGGCCGCCGCAAAAGGTGTATCTGTCGGGATTGAATTCCAGCGAAAACTCGGTACCGGCTTTTTCGGTGGTGAAGGGTTCATTATGCAAAAGCTCGAAGGTGACGGCATGACATTCATCCACGCCGGAGGAACAATTATCGAGAAAAAGCTCCAACCTGGTGAAGTATTGCGTGTCGACACGGGATGTCTCGTAGCGATGACACATGACGTCGGTTATAACATTGAAATGGTTAAAGGCGTCAAAACTGCATTATTCGGTGGTGAAGGATTATTCTTTGCAACACTGCGTGGTCCGGGAACAGTTTGGGTTCAATCTCTGCCGTTTTCAAGACTTGCAAGCCGCGTCTTTGCAGCTGCACCACAAACACCTGGCGGCGGATCACGTGACGAAGGCAGCATTGCAGGTGGCTTGTTTAATATGCTTGGCGGGAAATAA
- a CDS encoding SEC-C metal-binding domain-containing protein, translated as MIGRNDPCSCGSGKKYKKCCGSEGTNLVDMIVNEELDRILGTYFNDYPKNADRQEMMQMMREWVNRLTGSWEKEHIEEAASEFYLFIHNKKMWHTYLAAQLEQVKRDSVVSILEKWSEPFILLAQITEVERGKLKARELFSGKEYYVTRNEGMPADVGTLLFGVVLRDSRKGDYTVAPVSSMMFLAKWSKQTKKSLVELREEVSDKSTEQFLSDHALDIYELFIKRSMASMNDLVKEVLAPTQLSALTALDAVLRELSQRADGREIMHKLAVAYFLNDNQDVPVEEDFLAAAVKTGIQLGVVQDTGLTNEEVQQKFGAANEGMLVYEAELAALYADMMDNGDEPMAARVYDIGTDPRPTEKALWETSMTMGGVVQPERKQGVAEGRAQLLAYEAYRAETEEERRKLAESAKEIGPDNPDVLMLQAEVEQDYKKASELYEKAIQYASRTFEPGENPWQNIPNRPFMRAAFAYGIHFFSNGKYTEAAEMFTDLLRMNRTDNQGARYEAVASLIHAERFTEAAEIMVRYEKGSDHDAAYHYLDWKLEDIASEGKSLDVEEMLNEASKLNGHVRHLMTFKAKTSPYPRHQAIEPGSSDEARYIWLLLNGVTSV; from the coding sequence ATGATTGGACGAAACGATCCGTGTTCTTGTGGAAGTGGTAAGAAATATAAGAAGTGCTGTGGATCGGAAGGGACGAACCTCGTTGACATGATTGTCAATGAAGAGCTGGACCGTATTCTCGGTACTTATTTTAATGACTATCCGAAAAACGCCGATCGCCAGGAAATGATGCAAATGATGCGGGAATGGGTAAACCGCCTCACGGGCAGCTGGGAGAAAGAACATATTGAAGAGGCGGCAAGTGAGTTTTATTTATTCATCCATAATAAAAAGATGTGGCATACATACTTAGCAGCACAACTTGAACAAGTGAAGCGTGATTCTGTCGTTTCTATATTGGAAAAGTGGAGCGAGCCGTTCATATTGCTTGCGCAAATTACAGAAGTTGAGCGGGGTAAACTGAAAGCGCGGGAGCTGTTTAGCGGTAAAGAGTACTATGTGACGCGCAACGAAGGAATGCCGGCAGATGTGGGTACATTGTTGTTCGGTGTTGTCCTTCGTGATTCTAGAAAAGGGGACTATACAGTCGCCCCTGTTTCGTCGATGATGTTCCTTGCGAAGTGGAGTAAGCAGACGAAGAAATCACTTGTAGAATTGAGAGAAGAGGTATCCGATAAGTCGACTGAGCAATTTTTGAGTGACCACGCGCTCGACATTTACGAGTTGTTCATCAAACGAAGCATGGCTTCTATGAATGACCTTGTCAAAGAGGTGCTGGCACCGACGCAATTGAGCGCGCTGACAGCCCTTGACGCCGTACTTCGGGAACTAAGTCAACGTGCAGACGGACGTGAAATTATGCACAAACTAGCAGTCGCTTATTTCCTCAACGACAATCAGGATGTGCCGGTGGAAGAGGACTTCCTTGCAGCTGCAGTAAAAACGGGTATTCAGCTTGGAGTGGTACAAGACACAGGACTTACAAATGAGGAAGTGCAACAGAAATTTGGTGCTGCCAATGAAGGCATGCTCGTGTATGAGGCAGAACTTGCAGCTCTTTATGCAGATATGATGGATAACGGTGATGAACCGATGGCGGCACGGGTTTACGATATTGGAACAGATCCCCGACCGACAGAAAAAGCGTTGTGGGAAACATCGATGACAATGGGTGGTGTTGTCCAGCCAGAACGGAAACAGGGCGTTGCGGAAGGACGTGCGCAGCTTCTTGCGTATGAGGCTTATCGGGCAGAAACAGAAGAAGAGCGCCGAAAACTGGCGGAGAGTGCAAAGGAAATTGGACCGGATAATCCGGATGTTCTCATGTTGCAGGCGGAAGTTGAACAGGACTATAAGAAAGCATCCGAGTTGTATGAGAAAGCAATCCAGTATGCGAGCCGAACGTTCGAGCCGGGAGAGAATCCTTGGCAGAATATCCCGAACCGACCCTTCATGCGTGCAGCATTTGCGTATGGTATTCATTTTTTCAGTAACGGAAAATATACTGAGGCGGCGGAAATGTTTACGGATTTGTTGAGAATGAATCGCACGGACAACCAAGGAGCAAGATATGAAGCGGTGGCATCACTCATTCACGCTGAACGGTTCACGGAAGCGGCAGAAATCATGGTGCGCTATGAAAAAGGTTCGGACCATGACGCAGCTTATCACTATCTTGACTGGAAGCTTGAAGACATTGCATCTGAAGGTAAATCACTGGATGTGGAAGAGATGTTAAATGAAGCCTCGAAATTGAATGGCCATGTCAGGCATTTGATGACGTTCAAAGCAAAAACGAGTCCTTATCCGAGACATCAAGCGATTGAGCCGGGAAGCAGTGACGAAGCCAGATATATTTGGTTGTTGTTAAATGGAGTCACATCAGTTTGA
- a CDS encoding LysR family transcriptional regulator, which translates to MELKQLNYFVSVVNHMSFSKAAEKLHISQPSLSKAIKNLERDLGFQIIERNTRNIRLTEAGEVLYSRAIHLLSEMTIVKKEMEEVKLVGKGELQIGMIESVKYWLPKVISRYNEKFSDMHIRLTEVLGGDNVKTSLRKYETHAIITNQQIKEVDIETVPLYKEKLVLVLHESHLMAKKESITLKELESEPFIISTKGFQTREDILHAFELEDTIPTVKYEIERFETALSLVSENLGIALIPENYLQGRHDFSIVSKTIESPALERTVYLAYMKNRYVSPSIEAFIKEVKLFFEYIASR; encoded by the coding sequence ATGGAATTAAAACAATTAAATTACTTTGTTTCTGTCGTCAATCATATGAGTTTTTCAAAAGCGGCTGAGAAGTTACATATTTCTCAACCATCATTAAGTAAAGCCATCAAAAATTTGGAACGTGATCTAGGATTTCAAATTATTGAACGTAATACAAGGAATATTAGATTGACAGAAGCGGGAGAGGTTTTATACAGCAGGGCAATTCATTTATTATCAGAAATGACAATCGTGAAGAAGGAAATGGAAGAAGTGAAGCTTGTCGGTAAAGGAGAACTCCAAATTGGCATGATTGAATCGGTAAAGTATTGGTTACCTAAAGTAATCTCCCGATATAATGAAAAGTTCTCTGATATGCACATTCGGTTAACTGAAGTGTTAGGCGGTGACAATGTGAAGACCTCGTTAAGGAAATACGAAACGCATGCCATCATTACGAATCAGCAAATCAAAGAAGTGGATATAGAAACGGTTCCGTTATACAAGGAAAAACTTGTGCTAGTCCTCCATGAAAGCCACTTAATGGCGAAGAAAGAATCAATTACGCTGAAAGAATTAGAGTCGGAGCCGTTCATTATTAGTACTAAAGGGTTCCAGACAAGGGAAGATATATTGCATGCATTCGAATTGGAAGACACTATTCCGACAGTCAAGTATGAAATTGAACGTTTTGAAACGGCTTTAAGTTTAGTCAGCGAAAATTTAGGTATCGCACTTATTCCAGAAAACTATTTGCAAGGACGCCATGATTTTTCAATCGTAAGTAAAACAATCGAGTCACCGGCACTGGAGAGAACTGTGTATTTGGCTTATATGAAAAACAGATATGTGTCTCCTTCAATAGAGGCATTCATTAAGGAAGTGAAGCTGTTTTTCGAATATATTGCCTCAAGGTGA